The stretch of DNA AAAGTTCTCCGTGTCCTGCTTTCTTAACCGCTTCTATGTAACTGCGATCATGTATAAGGGCTAACTCTTCATCTGTTGCCATCCTAGGGGAGATGATATCCGCAGGATCTAACGCATTCATCTTCTCCAACAAGTCAACAGTTAGTTTAAGCCTAAATTGGTTAAAAGGATGATGACTGCTGAATTTATAATTCAACAGTTCTTCTGAGAATACAAAGGAACACCGATCACTCATATGGAAATCCCCGGGAGGTTCGGCCATAGGACATGATGCCCGGCTTGCTTAAGATCCTGAATAAGGGCTGTTGGATTCATTGTCTGAACTCTAATGACCAGGATTTTAAAATGTTCATCTGTCTTATCTGGATAAACGAGAACACTCAAAATGTTAGCCTTTCGATTTTTAATCACATTTGTAATGTCGCTAAGAATACCAGCAAGATTTGGAACCTTTATTTCGATCTGAGACCCCGGCTGATGGGCCCCTGTTAATTCAACCAAGGTTCGGAGTAAATCCGTTTCTGTGACGATTCCCACTAGTTTACGGTCATTAATGATGGGAATACAACTGATTTTATGTTCATAAAATAGGCCAGCCACTTCTTCCACGAAATCCAGTGGATGCCCTGTAATCATATCTCTTTCCATAATCGTCTCAAGTGGCTTTTTCAGATCTTCGGGATGCTCATTTGCATGAAAAATGGAGGGCGTTGCTTCCCTTATTTTAGCGACAGTGACTAACCCCATAAGATGTCTTTGATTATCAATGACGGGTATATGACGGATTTTTTTTGTTTCCATTAATTTCATCGCATCAGCAATGGTGTCTGTTGGTAAAAGTGTGGCCACATCTGTTTTCATAATTTCTTCCACTATCATAAAATCACCTCAGGTCTCAAGTGAATTTCAGCTAAATATTTAATACATAAACCGGTTCATAAACCGAAGACGGTCAAACTTTTGGATGGATTCCATATCGACTCTCTTGCCCATTCGAGCCATCAGGCAG from Bacillus sp. SLBN-46 encodes:
- a CDS encoding acetoin utilization AcuB family protein, producing MIVEEIMKTDVATLLPTDTIADAMKLMETKKIRHIPVIDNQRHLMGLVTVAKIREATPSIFHANEHPEDLKKPLETIMERDMITGHPLDFVEEVAGLFYEHKISCIPIINDRKLVGIVTETDLLRTLVELTGAHQPGSQIEIKVPNLAGILSDITNVIKNRKANILSVLVYPDKTDEHFKILVIRVQTMNPTALIQDLKQAGHHVLWPNLPGISI